One stretch of Micromonospora echinospora DNA includes these proteins:
- the ilvD gene encoding dihydroxy-acid dehydratase: MPELRSRTSTHGRTMAGARALWRATGMTDDDFGKPIVAIANSFTQFVPGHVHLKDLGGLVADAVAEAGGVGREFNTIAVDDGIAMGHGGMLYSLPSRELIADAVEYMVNAHCADALVCISNCDKITPGMLLAALRLNIPTVFVSGGPMEAGKTVAIEGVVHSKIDLIDAMIASSNEAVTDDQLGEIERSACPTCGSCSGMFTANSMNCLTEAIGLALPGNGSTLATHAARRSLFVEAGRTIVEIAKQWYEKDDASVLPRSIAGREAFENAIALDVAMGGSTNTVLHLLAAAREAELDFGVGDIDEISRRVPCLAKVAPNSPNYHMEDVHRAGGIPAILGELDRAGLLHRDVRAVHSPNLDEWLADWDVRSGSATPAAIELFHAAPGGVRTTEPFSTANRWSSLDTDAAGGCIRDREHAYSADGGLAILHGNLAPAGCVVKTAGVPEECLTFRGPAKVYESQDDAVTAILAKEIVAGDVVVIRYEGPKGGPGMQEMLYPTSFLKGRGLGRSCALLTDGRFSGGTSGLSIGHVSPEAASGGLIALVRDGDEIVIDIPGRSIELNVPADELEARRVAEEKRDRPYTPVDRQRPVSAALRAYASMATSASDGAYRRVPE, translated from the coding sequence ATGCCTGAGCTGCGGTCGAGGACCTCCACCCACGGTCGGACGATGGCCGGCGCCCGGGCCCTCTGGCGGGCCACCGGGATGACCGACGACGACTTCGGCAAGCCGATCGTCGCCATCGCGAACAGTTTCACCCAGTTCGTACCCGGCCATGTCCACCTCAAGGACCTCGGCGGCCTGGTCGCCGACGCGGTGGCCGAGGCCGGCGGCGTGGGGCGGGAGTTCAACACCATCGCCGTGGACGACGGCATCGCCATGGGCCACGGCGGCATGCTCTACTCCCTGCCCAGCCGGGAGCTGATCGCCGACGCGGTGGAGTACATGGTCAACGCGCACTGCGCGGACGCCCTGGTCTGCATCTCCAACTGCGACAAGATCACCCCAGGCATGCTGCTCGCCGCGCTGCGGCTCAACATCCCCACCGTCTTCGTCTCCGGCGGCCCGATGGAGGCCGGCAAGACGGTGGCGATCGAGGGTGTCGTCCACTCCAAGATCGACCTGATCGACGCCATGATCGCCTCCTCGAACGAGGCGGTCACCGACGACCAGCTCGGCGAGATCGAGCGCTCCGCGTGCCCGACCTGCGGCTCCTGCTCCGGCATGTTCACCGCCAACTCGATGAACTGCCTCACCGAGGCGATCGGCCTGGCGCTGCCCGGCAACGGCTCGACGCTCGCCACCCACGCCGCGCGCCGGTCGCTGTTCGTCGAGGCCGGGCGCACCATCGTGGAGATCGCCAAGCAGTGGTACGAGAAGGACGACGCCTCGGTGCTGCCGCGCTCGATCGCCGGCCGGGAGGCGTTCGAGAACGCGATCGCCCTCGACGTGGCCATGGGCGGCTCGACGAACACCGTGCTGCACCTGCTCGCCGCCGCCCGCGAGGCGGAGCTGGACTTCGGCGTGGGCGACATCGACGAGATCTCCCGCCGGGTGCCGTGCCTGGCCAAGGTCGCCCCGAACTCGCCGAACTACCACATGGAAGACGTGCACCGGGCCGGCGGCATCCCGGCCATCCTCGGCGAGCTGGACCGCGCCGGGCTGCTGCACCGCGACGTGCGCGCGGTGCACTCCCCCAACCTCGACGAGTGGCTGGCCGACTGGGACGTGCGCAGCGGCTCGGCCACGCCGGCGGCGATCGAGCTGTTCCACGCCGCCCCGGGCGGGGTGCGCACCACCGAGCCGTTCTCCACCGCCAACCGCTGGTCGTCGCTGGACACCGACGCGGCCGGCGGCTGCATCCGCGACCGGGAGCACGCGTACAGCGCGGACGGCGGGCTGGCCATCCTGCACGGCAACCTCGCGCCGGCCGGCTGCGTGGTGAAGACCGCCGGTGTGCCCGAGGAGTGCCTGACGTTCCGCGGCCCGGCCAAGGTCTACGAGTCGCAGGACGACGCGGTGACCGCGATCCTCGCCAAGGAGATCGTCGCCGGAGACGTGGTGGTGATCCGGTACGAGGGCCCGAAGGGCGGCCCCGGCATGCAGGAGATGCTCTACCCGACCTCGTTCCTCAAGGGCCGTGGGCTGGGCCGCTCCTGCGCGCTGCTCACCGACGGCCGGTTCTCCGGCGGCACCTCCGGCCTGTCCATCGGGCACGTCTCCCCGGAGGCGGCCTCCGGCGGGCTGATCGCGCTGGTCCGCGACGGCGACGAGATCGTCATCGACATCCCGGGCCGGTCGATCGAGCTGAACGTCCCCGCCGACGAGCTGGAGGCGCGCCGGGTGGCCGAGGAGAAGCGGGACCGCCCGTACACCCCTGTCGACCGGCAGCGTCCGGTGTCGGCGGCGCTGCGCGCGTACGCCTCGATGGCGACCTCGGCCAGCGACGGCGCCTACCGACGCGTCCCCGAGTGA
- a CDS encoding putative bifunctional diguanylate cyclase/phosphodiesterase, which yields MQSSPGMVTVAALSGIAAAAATVLLAASARRRTGPRRQAHLLLAVAAGAALLSLLVGLGGLLAAGDHWAHRQGQRTGWAILVAVGTTLAGLGLGAAVLRLPGAAATRATTARLLLDGLIMGSALWFAGWVAFSEPTRLLGDATPTACLPILLATIIAALTTGLTVILVLRVAPPRGWLTLLGVGATAVTAGGLGVSAGLCQAGPGLALTGAALTAAGLLAIAVAGRRADQMQLDVDLIRRDGEYAFVPMFAIAASAMYHLVQGGGFDGYAIVAGTVEGFALVTRQYLALNDVRGYAGRLAEREAHFRELAHTDPLTGLANRRGLLRALHRCADGGVPCVLLGLDLDGFKNVNDMRGHDVGDAVLIEVGRRLRGNLRPGDLAARLGGDEFAVLMHGSADPGPVADRLLGVLGRPYEQGDGPVFLSVSIGVAAGHGEADVELLLRNADLALRYAKQRGKNRIERYDATYDQLLSRRTRLEHELRGAIERDELRLVFQPVASLPSVRPVGAEALLRWRHPELGNVRPDEFIPLAEECGMIAKLGAWVLHQACYQLSRWLADGHDVWVSVNVSPRELHAPEYVLQVAEALRAHHVPPQRLVLEVTEHAVATDVDELIRRLTALRLTGVRIALDDFGAGYSSLGQLRRLPIDILKIDHSLVAEHEPVRPVGRDGPAFAPMVDIVMRLGHQLGLEVIAEGVTNPTELAAVVAAGCRFGQGALFGWGVPAEHLEAMLEAATAPGNRHTAMPQAPPVPPARSPSPLLPRLRNNPPAAVPAQRPPMEGSSQVAPGVEGMAGTETPTSVNQNVGSVDSSREMRQA from the coding sequence GTGCAGTCGTCCCCGGGGATGGTCACCGTCGCGGCGCTGAGCGGGATCGCCGCGGCCGCCGCCACGGTGCTGCTCGCCGCGTCCGCGCGGCGTCGCACCGGCCCTCGCCGGCAAGCCCACCTGCTGCTGGCCGTCGCCGCCGGGGCGGCCCTGCTCAGCCTGCTGGTCGGTCTCGGCGGCCTGCTCGCGGCCGGGGACCACTGGGCGCACCGGCAGGGCCAGCGGACCGGCTGGGCGATCCTGGTCGCGGTGGGCACCACGCTCGCCGGGCTCGGTCTCGGCGCCGCGGTGCTCCGGCTGCCCGGCGCCGCCGCGACCCGCGCCACCACCGCCCGGCTGCTGCTCGACGGCCTGATCATGGGCAGCGCGCTCTGGTTCGCCGGCTGGGTGGCGTTCAGCGAGCCGACCCGGCTCCTCGGTGACGCCACACCGACCGCCTGCCTGCCGATCCTGCTGGCCACGATCATCGCGGCGCTGACCACCGGGCTCACAGTGATCCTGGTGCTGCGGGTCGCGCCGCCACGCGGGTGGCTGACCCTGCTCGGCGTCGGCGCGACAGCGGTCACCGCGGGCGGGCTGGGCGTCTCGGCCGGGCTCTGCCAGGCCGGTCCCGGCCTGGCGCTGACCGGCGCCGCGCTGACCGCCGCCGGCCTGCTCGCCATCGCTGTGGCCGGCCGCCGCGCCGACCAGATGCAGCTCGACGTCGATCTCATCCGCCGCGACGGCGAGTACGCCTTCGTGCCGATGTTCGCCATCGCCGCCTCCGCGATGTACCACCTGGTGCAGGGCGGCGGGTTCGACGGGTACGCCATCGTGGCCGGCACCGTCGAGGGCTTCGCCCTGGTCACCCGGCAGTACCTGGCGCTCAACGACGTACGCGGCTACGCGGGCCGGCTGGCCGAGCGGGAGGCGCACTTCCGTGAGCTGGCGCACACCGACCCGCTCACCGGGCTGGCGAACCGGCGCGGGCTGCTGCGGGCGCTGCACCGCTGCGCCGACGGGGGTGTGCCCTGCGTCCTGCTCGGGCTCGACCTGGACGGGTTCAAGAACGTCAACGACATGCGGGGCCACGACGTCGGCGACGCGGTGCTGATCGAGGTGGGGCGGCGGCTGCGGGGCAATCTGCGGCCCGGTGACCTCGCGGCCCGGCTCGGCGGTGACGAGTTCGCGGTGCTGATGCACGGGTCGGCCGATCCGGGCCCGGTGGCCGACCGGCTGCTCGGGGTGCTCGGCCGCCCGTACGAGCAGGGGGACGGACCGGTCTTCCTGTCGGTGAGCATCGGGGTGGCGGCCGGGCACGGCGAGGCGGACGTGGAGCTGCTGCTGCGCAACGCCGACCTGGCCCTGCGCTACGCCAAGCAGCGGGGCAAGAACCGGATCGAGCGCTACGACGCGACCTACGACCAGTTGCTGAGCCGGCGTACCCGGCTGGAGCACGAGCTGCGCGGCGCGATTGAGCGCGACGAGCTGCGGCTGGTCTTCCAGCCGGTGGCCTCGCTGCCGTCGGTGCGGCCGGTCGGCGCGGAGGCGCTGCTGCGCTGGCGTCACCCGGAGCTGGGCAACGTCCGGCCGGACGAGTTCATCCCGCTCGCCGAGGAGTGCGGGATGATCGCCAAGCTCGGCGCGTGGGTGCTGCACCAGGCCTGCTACCAGCTCTCCCGCTGGCTCGCCGACGGGCACGACGTGTGGGTGTCGGTGAACGTCTCACCGCGCGAGCTGCACGCGCCCGAGTACGTGCTCCAGGTCGCCGAAGCGCTGCGCGCGCACCACGTGCCGCCGCAGCGGCTGGTGCTGGAGGTGACCGAGCACGCGGTCGCCACCGACGTGGACGAGCTGATCCGGCGGCTCACCGCGCTGCGGCTGACCGGCGTCCGGATCGCGCTCGACGACTTCGGCGCCGGCTACTCCTCGCTCGGCCAGCTCCGGCGGCTGCCGATCGACATTCTCAAGATCGACCACAGTCTGGTCGCCGAGCACGAGCCGGTCCGGCCGGTCGGGCGGGACGGTCCGGCGTTCGCCCCGATGGTCGACATCGTCATGCGCCTGGGGCACCAGCTCGGCCTGGAGGTGATCGCCGAGGGTGTGACCAACCCGACCGAGCTGGCCGCGGTGGTGGCCGCCGGCTGCCGGTTCGGTCAGGGGGCGCTGTTCGGCTGGGGCGTACCGGCAGAGCACCTGGAGGCCATGCTGGAGGCGGCGACCGCGCCCGGGAACCGGCACACCGCGATGCCCCAGGCGCCACCGGTCCCGCCAGCGCGCAGCCCTTCCCCGTTGCTGCCCCGGTTACGTAACAACCCGCCCGCCGCGGTGCCCGCCCAGCGTCCTCCGATGGAGGGATCTTCGCAGGTGGCGCCGGGGGTGGAGGGCATGGCGGGTACCGAAACGCCCACGTCCGTGAACCAAAATGTGGGATCAGTTGACTCATCGCGTGAGATGCGTCAGGCTTAG
- a CDS encoding acetolactate synthase large subunit — protein sequence MTRPTPETLAHSARRARSGTGAAGDSDSAARPGRAAPAAATTETPVREPATAQVSGAGSLVRSLEALGVDVVFGIPGGAILPAYDPLYDSTVRHILVRHEQGAGHAATGYAQATGRVGVCIATSGPGATNLVTPIADAYMDSVPIVAITGQVARPSIGTDAFQEADIQGITLPITKHNFLVQTADEIPRVLAEAFHLAATGRPGPVLVDIPKDVLQAPATFSWPPALDLPGYRPTLHPHGKQIREAARLMTGARRPILYVGGGVLKAGATEGLRKLAEQTGIPVVTTLMALGAFPDSHRQHLGMPGMHGTVSAVYGLQKADLIVALGARFDDRVTGRLDSFAPDATVVHADIDPAEIGKNRHADVPIVGDARHVIDELIAAVTAEQAAHQSVDLTDWWAQLDDLRERYPLGFEEPADGTLSPQYVIKRLGEIAGPDAIYVAGVGQHQMWASQFISYEKPHTWLNSGGLGTMGYAVPAAMGAKVGKPDTTVWAVDGDGCFQMTNQELATCALEGIPVKVAVINNGNLGMVRQWQTLFYGERYSNTELGTHKHRIPDFVKLAEALGCVGLRCENAADVDKTIEAAMAINDAPVVIDFVVGKDAMVWPMVAAGTSNDEIMFARGVRPAFDEDEL from the coding sequence ATGACGAGACCCACGCCAGAGACCCTCGCCCACTCCGCCCGCCGTGCCCGTTCCGGCACCGGCGCGGCCGGTGACTCCGACTCCGCCGCCCGCCCCGGCCGTGCCGCCCCGGCGGCCGCCACCACCGAGACGCCCGTACGGGAGCCCGCCACCGCGCAGGTCTCGGGCGCCGGTTCGCTCGTGCGGTCGCTGGAGGCGCTCGGCGTCGACGTGGTCTTCGGCATTCCGGGCGGTGCGATCCTGCCCGCGTACGACCCGCTCTACGACTCGACGGTCCGGCACATCCTGGTCCGCCACGAGCAGGGCGCGGGGCACGCGGCCACCGGTTACGCGCAGGCCACCGGCCGGGTCGGCGTCTGCATCGCCACCTCCGGCCCGGGCGCGACGAACCTGGTGACCCCGATCGCCGACGCCTACATGGACTCGGTGCCGATAGTGGCGATCACCGGCCAGGTGGCCCGGCCGTCGATCGGGACCGACGCCTTCCAGGAGGCGGACATCCAGGGCATCACGCTGCCGATCACCAAGCACAACTTCCTGGTGCAGACGGCCGACGAGATCCCGCGGGTGCTGGCCGAGGCGTTCCACCTGGCCGCTACCGGCCGGCCCGGCCCGGTGCTGGTCGACATCCCGAAGGACGTCCTGCAGGCGCCCGCGACCTTCTCCTGGCCGCCCGCGCTCGACCTGCCCGGCTACCGGCCCACGCTGCACCCGCACGGCAAGCAGATCCGCGAGGCGGCCCGGCTGATGACCGGCGCCCGCCGACCGATCCTCTACGTCGGCGGTGGCGTGCTCAAGGCCGGCGCCACCGAGGGGCTGCGGAAGCTGGCCGAGCAGACCGGCATCCCGGTGGTCACCACGCTGATGGCGCTGGGCGCGTTCCCCGACTCGCACCGCCAGCACCTGGGCATGCCGGGCATGCACGGCACCGTGTCCGCGGTCTACGGCCTGCAGAAGGCCGACCTGATCGTGGCGCTGGGCGCCCGCTTCGACGACCGGGTGACCGGCAGGCTGGACTCGTTCGCGCCGGACGCGACAGTGGTCCACGCCGACATCGACCCGGCCGAGATCGGCAAGAACCGGCACGCCGACGTCCCGATCGTGGGCGACGCGCGGCACGTCATCGACGAGCTGATCGCGGCTGTCACCGCCGAGCAGGCCGCGCACCAGTCGGTCGACCTGACCGACTGGTGGGCGCAGCTCGACGACCTGCGCGAGCGGTACCCGCTCGGCTTCGAGGAGCCGGCCGACGGCACGCTCTCCCCGCAGTACGTGATCAAGCGGCTGGGCGAGATCGCCGGCCCGGACGCGATCTACGTGGCGGGCGTCGGCCAGCACCAGATGTGGGCCAGCCAGTTCATCTCGTACGAGAAGCCGCACACCTGGCTCAACTCCGGCGGCCTGGGCACCATGGGCTACGCCGTCCCGGCCGCGATGGGGGCCAAGGTCGGCAAGCCGGACACCACGGTGTGGGCGGTCGACGGCGACGGCTGCTTCCAGATGACCAACCAGGAGCTGGCCACCTGCGCGCTGGAGGGCATCCCGGTCAAGGTCGCTGTGATCAACAACGGCAACCTGGGCATGGTGCGGCAGTGGCAGACCCTGTTCTACGGGGAGCGCTACTCCAACACCGAGCTGGGCACGCACAAGCACCGCATCCCGGACTTCGTCAAGCTCGCCGAGGCGCTCGGCTGCGTCGGGCTGCGCTGCGAGAACGCCGCCGACGTGGACAAGACCATCGAGGCGGCCATGGCGATCAACGACGCGCCGGTGGTCATCGACTTCGTGGTCGGCAAGGACGCGATGGTCTGGCCGATGGTCGCCGCCGGCACCAGCAACGACGAGATCATGTTCGCGCGGGGCGTGCGTCCCGCCTTCGACGAGGACGAGTTGTAG
- the ilvN gene encoding acetolactate synthase small subunit, with product MTMHTLSVLVENKPGVLARVSGLFSRRGFNIDSLAVGETENPDVSRITIVVNAESSPLEQVTKQLNKLVNVLKIVELDPQVSVARELLLVKVRADRTARAQVLETVGLFRARVVDVAPDTLTVEATGTPDKLDALLRDLEPFGIKEMVQSGTVAIGRGSRAITAGPALRAA from the coding sequence ATGACCATGCACACGCTGTCCGTGCTCGTGGAGAACAAGCCGGGTGTCCTCGCCCGGGTCTCCGGGCTGTTCTCCCGGCGCGGGTTCAACATCGACAGCCTCGCCGTCGGCGAGACCGAGAACCCGGACGTCTCCCGCATCACCATCGTGGTCAACGCCGAGTCCTCGCCGCTGGAGCAGGTGACCAAGCAGCTCAACAAGCTGGTCAACGTACTCAAGATCGTGGAGCTGGACCCGCAGGTGTCGGTGGCGCGGGAGCTGCTGCTGGTCAAGGTCCGAGCGGACCGCACGGCCCGCGCCCAGGTGCTGGAGACGGTCGGCCTGTTCCGTGCCCGGGTGGTCGACGTCGCGCCGGACACGCTCACCGTCGAGGCCACCGGCACGCCGGACAAGCTCGACGCGCTGCTGCGTGACCTGGAGCCGTTCGGCATCAAGGAGATGGTCCAGTCCGGCACGGTGGCCATCGGGCGGGGTTCCCGGGCCATCACCGCCGGCCCGGCCCTGCGCGCCGCCTGA
- the ilvC gene encoding ketol-acid reductoisomerase — translation MSVEVFYDDDADLGLIQGRKVAVIGYGSQGHAHALSLRDSGVDVVIGLPAGSKSRPKAEEQGLRVLTPAEAAAEADVIMILAPDTAQRGLYAEAIAPNLTAGKALFFGHGFNIRYGLIKPPADVDVAMVAPKGPGHLVRRQYVDGKGVPCLVAVEQDPSGNALGLALAYAKAIGGTRAGVIRTTFTEETETDLFGEQAVLCGGAAALVQTGFEVLTEAGYAPEVAYFECLHELKLIVDLMYEGGIARMRYSISDTAEYGDLSRGPRVIDSRVKEEMRKILGEIQSGEFAREWVAEDEAGRPNFAKWRAEGAAHPIEETGQKLRGMMSWVDRPITETA, via the coding sequence ATGAGCGTTGAGGTGTTCTACGACGACGACGCCGACCTGGGCCTGATCCAGGGCCGCAAGGTCGCCGTGATCGGGTACGGCAGCCAGGGCCACGCGCACGCGCTGTCGCTGCGCGACTCGGGCGTCGACGTGGTGATCGGCCTGCCCGCCGGGTCGAAGAGCCGGCCGAAGGCCGAGGAGCAGGGGCTGCGGGTGCTGACGCCCGCCGAGGCGGCGGCCGAGGCCGACGTGATCATGATCCTGGCGCCGGACACCGCCCAGCGTGGCCTCTACGCCGAGGCCATCGCGCCGAACCTGACCGCCGGCAAGGCGCTGTTCTTCGGGCACGGCTTCAACATCCGGTACGGCCTGATCAAGCCCCCGGCCGACGTGGACGTGGCGATGGTCGCCCCGAAGGGCCCCGGCCACCTGGTCCGCCGCCAGTACGTAGACGGCAAGGGTGTGCCCTGCCTGGTGGCCGTCGAGCAGGACCCCAGCGGCAACGCGCTCGGGCTGGCCCTGGCCTACGCGAAGGCGATCGGCGGCACCCGGGCCGGCGTTATCCGGACCACGTTCACCGAGGAGACCGAGACCGACCTGTTCGGCGAGCAGGCGGTGCTCTGCGGCGGCGCGGCGGCGCTGGTGCAGACCGGTTTCGAGGTGCTCACCGAGGCCGGCTACGCGCCCGAGGTGGCCTACTTCGAGTGCCTGCACGAGCTGAAGCTCATCGTCGACCTGATGTACGAGGGCGGCATCGCCCGGATGCGCTACAGCATCTCCGACACCGCCGAGTACGGCGACCTGTCCCGTGGCCCGCGCGTGATCGACTCCCGGGTCAAGGAGGAGATGCGCAAGATCCTCGGCGAGATCCAGTCCGGCGAGTTCGCCCGCGAGTGGGTGGCCGAGGACGAGGCGGGCCGGCCGAACTTCGCCAAGTGGCGGGCCGAGGGCGCGGCGCACCCGATCGAGGAGACCGGGCAGAAGCTGCGCGGCATGATGAGCTGGGTCGACCGGCCGATCACCGAGACCGCCTGA
- a CDS encoding tetratricopeptide repeat protein, protein MSVVVRIALLRPMARLDPLGWGPRLAEALITRSQVVSGPRDETARRTTAAEEAVALCRRLVAERPDRHRTALARALVARAGVPDVRPTTAIIAELTEAIGYVEGSSDRLGLVALATARTLLAQHRSQLGEAREALTSTRLALRAWAGAEPLTADDRARRIVTLLAAGEGATALERHDEALDVRRQAWDAYRALPWRYRFRWKAAGANTAVNLAFSMAVNGRHRDALELLTASAADLEVLRSVTPVPGHRVSADALLAESHCRQALGEVEAAERAAAGAVDLLRPWVDQTPGVRGSGLAKALRAHGSLLLETGRPDEGLARLAEAVEVARDGGGVPLARALMALVPARMTVGAWDDVEPLLEELLPLCRQRADDLPEVFRPLLVQGLCAVTVMSAFKRGDEDPPPPGTRIAGMTGTAAGREAVELARSLVAGQPTYRGLLSAALFGLERALNRSGDVAGAAEALRECVALRRELADEDPAHRAGLSQALGNLGNRLDALGRLDEAYDAHRESVEQARAADGGLPPAEVADALRNLAASLAALGRPDEAGRALAEADRLVAT, encoded by the coding sequence ATGTCGGTGGTCGTCCGGATCGCGCTGCTGCGGCCGATGGCCCGGCTCGACCCGCTCGGCTGGGGGCCGAGGCTGGCCGAGGCGTTGATCACCCGGTCCCAGGTGGTGAGCGGACCGCGGGATGAAACGGCCCGGCGGACGACCGCCGCCGAGGAGGCGGTGGCGCTCTGCCGTCGGCTGGTCGCCGAACGCCCGGATCGGCACCGGACGGCTCTGGCCCGGGCGCTGGTGGCCCGCGCCGGCGTGCCGGACGTCCGTCCCACGACCGCGATCATCGCCGAACTCACCGAGGCGATCGGGTACGTCGAGGGGTCGTCCGACCGGCTCGGGCTCGTGGCGCTCGCCACCGCTCGGACGCTGCTCGCCCAGCACCGGTCCCAACTAGGCGAGGCACGGGAGGCGCTCACGTCGACGCGGCTGGCGCTGCGCGCCTGGGCCGGCGCGGAGCCGCTCACCGCCGACGACCGGGCCCGGCGGATCGTCACCCTGCTGGCGGCCGGCGAGGGGGCGACGGCGCTGGAGCGGCACGACGAAGCTCTGGACGTTCGCCGGCAGGCGTGGGACGCATACCGCGCGCTTCCCTGGCGGTACCGGTTCCGCTGGAAGGCCGCCGGCGCCAACACGGCGGTAAACCTCGCGTTCAGCATGGCCGTGAACGGTCGTCACCGGGACGCACTGGAACTGCTGACGGCGTCCGCAGCGGACCTGGAGGTGCTCCGCTCCGTCACACCGGTGCCCGGACACCGCGTCTCCGCCGACGCACTGCTGGCCGAGTCGCACTGCCGGCAGGCACTCGGTGAGGTCGAGGCGGCCGAGCGGGCGGCTGCCGGGGCGGTCGACCTCCTACGGCCCTGGGTCGACCAGACTCCCGGGGTACGAGGGAGCGGCCTGGCCAAGGCGTTGCGCGCCCACGGTTCACTGCTGCTGGAGACGGGCCGACCGGACGAGGGCCTCGCCCGCCTCGCCGAAGCCGTCGAGGTGGCGCGCGACGGCGGGGGCGTCCCACTGGCGCGGGCACTGATGGCGCTCGTCCCGGCACGGATGACGGTCGGCGCGTGGGACGACGTGGAGCCGCTCCTGGAGGAGTTGCTGCCCCTCTGCCGACAGCGGGCCGACGACCTCCCCGAGGTGTTTCGCCCGCTGCTCGTCCAGGGCCTGTGCGCGGTGACGGTCATGTCCGCCTTCAAGCGGGGCGACGAGGATCCGCCGCCGCCCGGCACGCGGATCGCCGGAATGACCGGGACAGCGGCCGGACGGGAGGCGGTCGAGCTGGCCCGGTCACTGGTGGCCGGACAACCGACCTACCGTGGGCTGCTGAGCGCGGCCCTGTTCGGCCTGGAGCGGGCCCTGAACCGGTCCGGTGACGTGGCCGGGGCGGCCGAGGCGCTGCGGGAGTGCGTGGCCCTGCGCCGGGAGCTGGCCGACGAGGATCCGGCCCACCGGGCCGGCCTCTCCCAGGCGCTGGGCAATCTCGGCAACCGGCTGGACGCGCTGGGCCGGCTCGACGAGGCGTACGACGCTCACCGCGAGTCGGTGGAGCAGGCGCGTGCGGCGGACGGCGGGCTGCCGCCCGCGGAGGTGGCCGACGCACTGCGCAACCTGGCCGCGTCGCTGGCTGCGCTCGGCCGCCCGGACGAGGCCGGGCGGGCACTCGCCGAGGCGGACCGGCTGGTGGCCACCTGA